The following are encoded together in the Triticum dicoccoides isolate Atlit2015 ecotype Zavitan chromosome 6B, WEW_v2.0, whole genome shotgun sequence genome:
- the LOC119325463 gene encoding death-inducer obliterator 1-like, which translates to MELSKQGQEPMSGSMGSQALPSSNIQPTQTGYPAAFYPPLSAGWGAQPMFSTGASVPVSSYYIVPMSQQAAQVGASRPETSHPLSVSRVSLRPPQQVLNIQTSLPAMTGSQLSPSVAGKKSVASPKVHMMKSALSAKRPAQKELPSKTQPQQFESVRSKFRESLSAALVMDSDQQDKKQSAQDLQSDGSADQKKVEGDEVQDTVMATSKDASTTNSEVGNADVDKKCEGDDKLGCGIASDMITSTNDDTQQQLKHLPSEGEVLGQSMVVTDELLQGHGLCWVSDFAAGMPEPVTQPNLKRDRASDIEPGVTGNLTESESKRIKSTDEAATDKGSMIQKAESLAFRIEEELFKLFGGVNKKYKERGRSLLFNLKDKGNPELRSRVISGELAPDRLCSMTAEELASKELSEWRLAKAEEHEKMVVLPNTEVDVRRLVRKTHKGEFQVEIEETDGISVEVELGGNVLSHVPSKAVESETKTNDETSMDDKTGVEVKDKGSDGMSQDEDGGTGDNDSSGNVEYIENEKADLIDELMVDDLKDAENLPPIPSLDEFMLGLDSEPPFENLSVGTPQKDLSDSDEPSSTLESEKLPETEDKQSAQKKARSESDVPALQGKSESKAESPKQKSESPKQKVGSELVPDVPRDGELIKTSPEKVESKEPAAAIANMSNPVSTVNHKTTAVPMIRESIWEGAIQLTLSSLTNVVAIFKSGEKPSGKEWSSLIEIKGRVKLSAFQDFLEQLPKSRSRAIMVTELCWKEGSSESGRQQLSQTIDSYIADERVGLAEPADGLELYLCPPQGKTVEILSQHLPKEHLGGLAVAETSIIGIVVWRRPSVPRVSSHQRHDGSKRQSAPRKPQVTGSTSAHRPSAPQNSHGVPPGFPNQRHHQHQEEDVTDDDVPPGFGPGVVARRDEDDLPEFNFVNPAANVTTHAFKGQRHVAPTSARPVEQMRELVQKYGKRSSVESRPWADDDDDDIPEWNPIQQSRQPPPFTPTPQQPLPPPPPLPPMQQIHHAYQQYNPSAMQPLLPQVAMQYSLSSQQQLPLVQQQQQLQPSQTWQQPGAWWPATAQQVGPAAAGAAAPAPQYGGVMMPNGNSAQAGNLGGAPWGPR; encoded by the exons ATGGAGCTATCAAAGCAGGGCCAGGAACCCATGTCAGGTAGCATGGGATCTCAAGCACTCCCCTCTTCAAATATCCAACCTACTCAGACTGGGTATCCCGCTGCATTCTATCCACCCCTATCTGCTGGCTGGGGTGCACAGCCAATGTTCTCTACGGGAGCTTCGGTGCCTGTCAGTTCATATTATATTGTCCCTATGAGTCAACAAGCTGCTCAAGTTGGTGCTTCCAGGCCAGAGACTTCACATCCTTTATCTGTAAGCAGAGTATCATTGAGGCCGCCTCAGCAGGTGCTGAATATTCAAACATCTTTGCCAGCAATGACTGGATCACAGCTGTCGCCATCTGTTGCCGGAAAGAAAAGTGTTGCTTCTCCAAAGGTTCATATGATGAAATCTGCATTATCTGCCAAGCGTCCTGCACAGAAGGAGCTACCATCAAAGACTCAGCCTCAGCAGTTTGAATCTGTGCGATCAAAGTTCAGGGAGTCACTTTCTGCTGCACTCGTAATGGATTCTGACCAGCAGGATAAGAAACAATCTGCTCAGGACCTGCAGTCTGATGGGTCAGCAGACCAGAAGAAGGTCGAGGGAGATGAAGTGCAGGATACAGTGATGGCCACATCCAAGGATGCGAGTACAACCAATTCAGAGGTAGGCAATGCTGATGTTGATaagaaatgtgagggagatgacaaGTTAGGCTGTGGCATAGCATCAGACATGATCACAAGCACAAATGATGATACACAGCAACAACTAAAGCACCTTCCTTCAGAAGGCGAAGTATTAGGCCAAAGTATGGTTGTCACAGATGAACTCTTGCAAGGTCATGGCCTTTGTTGGGTTTCTGATTTTGCTGCTGGGATGCCTGAACCTGTGACACAACCTAATTTGAAGAGGGACAGGGCTTCTGATATTGAGCCTGGGGTTACAGGCAATTTGACAGAGTCTGAATCAAAAAGAATAAAGTCTACAGACGAGGCAGCAACAGATAAGGGTAGTATGATCCAGAAGGCTGAAAGCTTGGCATTTAGAATTGAAGAGGAACTCTTTAAACTGTTTGGTGGAGTGAACAAGAAGTACAAGGAGAGAGGCAGATCTCTTCTGTTTAATCTAAAAGATAAAGGCAACCCTGAGTTAAGGTCGAGGGTCATATCTGGAGAACTTGCACCCGATCGCCTTTGTTCAATGACTGCGGAGGAACTTGCTTCCAAAGAGCTCTCAGAGTGGCGGTTGGCTAAAGCTGAAGAACATGAAAAAATGGTTGTCCTTCCTAACACTGAAGTTGATGTCAGGCGTTTAGTGAGGAAAACACACAAAGGAGAGTTCCAAGTTGAAATAGAAGAAACTGATGGTATTTCGGTGGAGGTTGAGCTTGGGGGTAATGTTCTATCTCATGTTCCATCAAAAGCTGTTGAAAGTGAAACAAAAACCAATGATGAAACAAGTATGGATGATAAAACTGGTGTAGAAGTTAAGGACAAGGGTTCTGATGGCATGTCACAAGATGAGGATGGTGGGACAGGTGACAATGATTCATCAGGCAATGTTGAATATATTGAAAATGAGAAAGCAGATCTTATTGATGAACTTATGGTGGATGACTTGAAAGACGCAGAGAATCTTCCACCAATTCCTTCGCTAGATGAATTCATGCTGGGGTTAGATTCTGAACCACCTTTTGAAAATTTATCAGTTGGGACACCGCAAAAAGATCTCAGTGATTCTGATGAACCGAGCTCCACCTTAGAATCTGAGAAACTTCCTGAGACAGAAGATAAGCAGTCTGCACAAAAGAAGGCCAGATCTGAATCAGATGTGCCGGCTTTACAGGGTAAATCAGAGTCCAAGGCAGAATCACCCAAACAGAAGTCAGAATCACCCAAGCAGAAGGTTGGTTCAGAGTTGGTTCCTGATGTGCCGCGCGATGGAGAGTTAATCAAAACCTCCCCTGAGAAAGTCGAATCTAAAGAACCTGCTGCTGCTATTGCTAACATGTCGAATCCTGTTTCGACTGTGAACCATAAGACAACTGCTGTTCCTATGATTCGTGAGAGTATATGGGAGGGTGCGATTCAGCTTACTCTATCGTCACTCACGAATGTTGTTGCCATTTTCAAAAG TGGTGAAAAGCCATCTGGGAAGGAATGGAGTAGCTTAATTGAAATCAAGGGGAGAGTTAAACTTAGTGCTTTTCAAGATTTTCTCGAACAACTTCCCAAATCTAGGAGCCGCGCTATAATG GTAACTGAGCTGTGCTGGAAGGAGGGTTCGTCGGAGAGTGGCCGCCAACAACTCTCGCAG ACAATTGATTCATATATTGCAGATGAGAGAGTGGGACTAGCTGAGCCTGCAGATGGACTGGAGCTGTACCTGTGCCCTCCTCAAGGGAAAACTGTGGAGATTCTCTCCCAGCACCTGCCAAAGGAGCACTTGGGTGGTCTCGCTGTGGCAGAAACGTCGATAATTGGAATCGTCGTCTGGCGGAGACCCAGCGTTCCTAGGGTGTCCTCCCATCAGAGGCATGATGGTTCCAAGAGGCAGTCAGCCCCAAGGAAGCCCCAGGTTACCGGTTCTACTTCGGCCCATAGGCCCTCCGCGCCCCAGAACTCTCACGGCGTGCCACCAGGTTTTCCCAACCAGCGCCACCACCAGCACCAAGAGGAGGATGTAACTGATGACGATGTGCCCCCAGGCTTCGGGCCTGGCGTTGTTGCGCGCAGGGACGAAGACGATCTTCCTGAATTTAATTTTGTTAACCCCGCTGCTAATGTAACGACGCATGCCTTCAAGGGCCAACGGCATGTAGCACCGACCTCTGCTCGCCCAGTCGAGCAAATGAGGGAATTGGTTCAGAAGTATGGTAAAAGATCATCTGTTGAATCGCGTCCTtgggctgacgacgacgacgatgatatacCAGAGTGGAACCCCATCCAGCAAAGTAGGCAGCCGCCACCATTCACACCCACCCCGCAGCAACCactcccaccaccaccaccgctgccGCCCATGCAGCAGATCCACCATGCGTACCAGCAGTACAACccaagtgcaatgcagcctctccTTCCCCAGGTTGCAATGCAGTACAGCCTTAGTAGCCAGCAGCAGCTCCCCTtggtccagcagcagcagcagctacagCCCTCGCAAACATGGCAGCAGCCTGGTGCCTGGTGGCCGGCAACGGCGCAGCAGGTTGGGCCGGCCGCCGCTGGCGCTGCTGCCCCAGCGCCCCAGTATGGTGGTGTGATGATGCCCAATGGTAACAGCGCCCAAGCTGGGAACCTAGGTGGCGCCCCCTGGGGACCGAGATAG